The following are encoded together in the Erwinia sp. E602 genome:
- the glgP gene encoding glycogen phosphorylase produces MNAPFSYASPTVSVDALKHSIAYKLMFTIGKDPSIANKHDWLNATLLAVRDRMVERWLRSNRAQLSQDVRQVYYLSMEFLVGRTLSNALLAMGIYDDARTALEDMGFDLEELIEEESDPGLGNGGLGRLAACFLDSLATLGLPGRGYGIRYDYGMFKQNIVEGRQAESPDYWLEYGNPWEFQRFSTRYKVRFGGRIQHEGSRARWVETEEILAMAYDQIIPGFDTDATNTLRLWGAQASNEINLGKFNQGDYFAAVEDKNHSENVSRVLYPDDSTYSGRELRLRQEYFLVSATVQDILHRHWVMHETFDNLADRIAIHLNDTHPVLAIPELMRVLIDDAKFDWEDAFDVACQVFSYTNHTLMQEALETWPVDMIGKILPRHLQIIFDINDHFLKTIQDQYPNDWELLSRISIIDENNGRRIRMAWLAVVVSHKVNGVSELHSNLMVQSLFADFAKLFPNRFCNKTNGVTPRRWLALANPALSGVLDEAIGRNWRTDLSQLDDLKQHIDFPNFIEQVSEAKLVNKKRLAQFIAQKMDIVVDPHAMFDVQIKRIHEYKRQLLNVLHVITRYNRIKADPQADWVPRVNIFAGKAASAYYMAKHIIHLINDVAAVINSDPQVKNKLKVVFIPNYGVSLAQIIIPAADLSEQISLAGTEASGTSNMKFALNGALTIGTLDGANVEMLEHVGEENIFIFGNTTPQVEALRAEGYNSHPYYEQDAELHLALTQIATGAFSPQEPGRYRNIFDSLVNLGDHYQLLADYRSYVDEQDKVDKLYRNQEEWTRRAVHNIANMGYFSSDRTIQEYADEIWGIKPVKL; encoded by the coding sequence ATGAATGCACCTTTCTCCTACGCTTCCCCGACCGTCAGCGTTGATGCGCTGAAGCACTCTATCGCCTACAAGCTGATGTTTACCATCGGCAAAGACCCGTCGATCGCCAATAAACACGACTGGCTCAACGCGACCCTGCTGGCGGTACGTGACCGCATGGTGGAACGCTGGCTGCGCTCCAACCGTGCCCAGCTGTCGCAGGACGTGCGCCAGGTCTACTACCTGTCGATGGAGTTTCTGGTCGGGCGTACCCTGTCGAACGCGCTGCTGGCGATGGGCATTTATGACGATGCGCGTACGGCGCTGGAGGATATGGGCTTCGATCTGGAAGAGCTGATTGAGGAGGAGAGCGATCCGGGGCTGGGCAACGGCGGTTTAGGCCGTCTGGCGGCCTGTTTCCTCGACTCGCTGGCAACCTTAGGGCTGCCGGGCCGCGGCTACGGCATCCGCTACGACTACGGGATGTTTAAGCAGAACATTGTCGAAGGGCGGCAGGCGGAGTCACCCGATTACTGGCTGGAGTACGGTAATCCGTGGGAGTTTCAGCGTTTCAGCACCCGCTATAAAGTGCGTTTTGGCGGGCGGATCCAGCATGAGGGCAGCCGCGCGCGCTGGGTCGAGACCGAAGAGATCCTGGCGATGGCCTACGATCAGATCATTCCGGGCTTTGATACCGACGCCACCAACACGCTGCGGCTGTGGGGCGCGCAGGCCAGTAACGAGATCAACCTGGGTAAATTCAACCAGGGGGATTATTTTGCGGCAGTAGAAGACAAGAACCATTCGGAAAACGTCTCGCGCGTGCTCTACCCGGATGATTCCACCTACTCCGGCCGCGAGCTGCGTCTGCGTCAGGAGTATTTCCTCGTGTCGGCTACCGTGCAGGACATTTTGCACCGCCACTGGGTGATGCATGAGACGTTTGACAACCTTGCGGACCGGATAGCCATTCACCTGAACGATACCCACCCGGTGCTGGCGATCCCTGAGCTGATGCGCGTGCTGATCGATGACGCGAAGTTTGACTGGGAAGATGCCTTCGACGTTGCCTGTCAGGTGTTCTCGTACACCAACCATACGCTGATGCAGGAAGCGCTGGAGACCTGGCCGGTGGATATGATCGGCAAGATCCTGCCGCGCCATCTGCAGATCATTTTCGACATTAACGACCATTTCCTGAAGACCATTCAGGATCAGTACCCGAATGACTGGGAGCTGCTGTCGCGCATTTCGATCATCGACGAGAACAACGGTCGCCGGATCCGTATGGCCTGGCTGGCTGTGGTGGTCAGCCACAAGGTGAACGGCGTGTCTGAGCTGCACTCCAACCTGATGGTGCAGTCGCTGTTTGCGGATTTCGCGAAGCTGTTCCCTAACCGTTTCTGTAATAAAACCAACGGCGTAACGCCACGTCGCTGGCTGGCGCTGGCTAACCCGGCACTATCCGGCGTGCTGGATGAAGCGATTGGTCGCAACTGGCGTACCGACCTGAGTCAACTGGACGATCTGAAGCAGCATATCGACTTCCCTAATTTTATTGAACAGGTGAGCGAGGCGAAGCTGGTTAATAAGAAACGGCTGGCGCAGTTTATCGCGCAGAAGATGGATATCGTGGTCGATCCGCACGCGATGTTTGACGTGCAGATTAAACGTATTCACGAGTACAAGCGCCAGCTGTTAAACGTGCTGCACGTGATTACCCGCTATAACCGCATTAAGGCCGATCCGCAGGCTGACTGGGTGCCGCGCGTCAATATTTTCGCTGGTAAGGCCGCCTCGGCGTATTACATGGCTAAGCACATTATCCATTTGATTAACGACGTGGCGGCGGTGATTAACAGCGATCCGCAGGTGAAGAATAAGCTCAAGGTGGTGTTTATTCCCAACTACGGCGTGAGTCTGGCGCAGATCATTATTCCGGCCGCCGATTTGTCCGAGCAGATCTCGCTGGCGGGGACGGAAGCGTCGGGCACCAGTAATATGAAGTTTGCGCTGAACGGTGCGCTGACCATTGGTACGCTGGACGGGGCCAACGTGGAGATGCTGGAACACGTGGGCGAGGAGAATATCTTTATCTTCGGTAATACCACGCCGCAGGTGGAGGCGTTGCGTGCTGAGGGCTATAACTCGCACCCGTATTACGAGCAGGATGCGGAGCTGCATCTGGCGCTGACGCAGATCGCCACCGGGGCGTTCAGCCCGCAGGAGCCGGGGCGTTACCGTAATATTTTCGATTCTCTGGTCAATCTGGGCGATCATTATCAGCTGCTGGCGGATTACCGCAGTTATGTGGACGAGCAGGATAAGGTGGATAAGCTGTACCGCAATCAGGAGGAGTGGACGCGCCGGGCGGTGCACAACATCGCCAATATGGGTTACTTCTCTTCCGACCGTACGATCCAGGAGTATGCGGACGAGATCTGGGGGATTAAGCCGGTTAAGCTTTGA
- the glpG gene encoding rhomboid family intramembrane serine protease GlpG: MRITHFTHLRLAQAFVDYMATRGITLRIEHDGDYQLWLDDESQVGVVENELNQFIRDPNHPRYQAASWQSGTTDSGIRYQHTPLLAGMRERAGPLTLGVAAACVLVFILMQLFGDGTVMDLLSWPQPDQRLELWRWFSHALLHFSLLHILFNLLWWWYLGGMVEKRLGSGKLFVIMLISALLSGWMQAKFSGVLFGGLSGVVYALMGYTWLRGERDPHSGVFLQRGMMAFAVLWLLVGWFGWFGLSIANAAHVTGLLVGVAMAFVDTRHGSQKKR; the protein is encoded by the coding sequence ATGCGTATCACCCATTTTACCCACCTGCGCCTGGCGCAGGCCTTCGTTGACTACATGGCCACGCGGGGCATCACCCTGCGCATCGAGCACGACGGCGACTATCAGCTGTGGCTTGACGATGAGTCGCAGGTTGGCGTCGTCGAAAACGAACTTAACCAGTTCATCCGCGATCCCAACCACCCGCGCTATCAGGCGGCCAGCTGGCAGAGCGGCACCACCGACAGCGGTATCCGCTATCAGCACACGCCGTTACTGGCCGGGATGCGCGAACGCGCCGGGCCGCTGACGCTGGGGGTGGCCGCGGCCTGCGTGCTGGTGTTTATCCTGATGCAACTGTTCGGCGACGGCACGGTGATGGATCTGCTGTCGTGGCCGCAGCCGGACCAGCGGCTGGAGCTGTGGCGCTGGTTCAGCCACGCGCTGCTGCACTTCTCGCTGCTGCATATTTTGTTCAACCTGCTGTGGTGGTGGTATCTTGGCGGCATGGTTGAGAAGCGCCTCGGCAGCGGCAAGCTGTTCGTCATTATGCTGATTTCGGCGCTGCTCAGCGGCTGGATGCAGGCGAAATTCAGCGGCGTGCTGTTTGGCGGCCTCTCCGGCGTGGTTTATGCGCTGATGGGCTACACCTGGCTCAGAGGCGAGCGCGATCCGCATAGCGGCGTGTTCCTGCAGCGCGGGATGATGGCGTTTGCGGTGCTGTGGCTGCTGGTGGGCTGGTTCGGCTGGTTTGGCCTGTCGATTGCCAATGCGGCGCACGTGACCGGGCTGCTGGTCGGCGTGGCGATGGCCTTTGTGGATACCCGGCACGGTTCACAGAAAAAAAGATAA
- the glgX gene encoding glycogen debranching protein GlgX, whose product MMPIRPGDPQPLGASYNGRGVNFTLFSQHAERVELCLFDEQGIETRVDLPARSGDIWHGFIPALRPGQRYGYRVHGRWAPQQGLRFNPAKLLLDPAARAVEGEVSDDRRFYSGDAAPDPADTGSIAPKGVVLADDFDWEDDQPPRVPWGSTVIFEAHVRGLTRLHPDIPEPLRGSYAALGHPVMIDYFTRLGITTLELLPVACFASEPRLLRMGLDNYWGYNPLACSALHPGYASGPDARQEFQQAVKALHAAGIEVILDVVFNHTAELEQSGPTLSQRGVDNASYYWLEPGGDNSNWTGCGNTLNLSHPQVMAWALDCLRYWVEECHIDGFRFDLGTVMGRTPEYRQDAPLFQAIAADPLLSQCKLIAEPWDIGPGGYQVGNFPPPFAEWNDHFRDAARRYWLHGSLSNGEFARRFAASSDLFQRDGRLPSASINLVTAHDGFTLRDLVSFSRKHNEANGEDNRDGSDNNFSHNHGFEGLNAPLLVAEHRRRSVHALLTTLLLSQGTPMLLAGDERGHSQHGNNNAYCQDNPLTWFDWRRHDNGLFAFTAALIHLRRRIPALQQDRWWQPGDGNVEWLNDQGQPLADEQWQQGEHRLQIRLSQRWLITINATESVCDQVLPEGRWYAIPPFAGEDNPIVSTVWHGGAHGVCVFHHQS is encoded by the coding sequence ATGATGCCGATTCGTCCGGGAGATCCGCAGCCGCTGGGTGCCAGCTATAACGGCAGAGGCGTCAACTTTACCCTGTTTTCTCAGCATGCTGAGCGCGTCGAGCTGTGCCTGTTTGATGAGCAGGGGATTGAGACGCGCGTGGATTTACCGGCACGAAGCGGCGATATCTGGCACGGTTTTATCCCGGCGCTGCGCCCCGGTCAGCGCTACGGATACCGCGTACACGGGCGCTGGGCACCGCAGCAGGGGCTGCGTTTTAACCCCGCGAAGCTGTTGCTGGACCCGGCCGCCCGCGCGGTGGAGGGGGAAGTCAGCGACGACCGACGCTTTTACAGCGGTGACGCGGCACCCGACCCGGCAGATACCGGCAGCATTGCGCCGAAAGGCGTGGTGCTGGCGGATGATTTTGACTGGGAAGATGACCAGCCGCCGCGGGTGCCCTGGGGCAGTACGGTGATTTTTGAAGCCCACGTGCGCGGCCTGACCCGGCTGCATCCGGACATCCCGGAGCCGCTGCGCGGCAGCTATGCGGCGCTGGGCCACCCGGTGATGATCGACTACTTCACCCGGCTGGGGATCACCACGCTGGAGCTGTTGCCGGTGGCCTGTTTTGCCAGCGAGCCGCGCCTGCTGCGCATGGGGCTGGATAACTACTGGGGCTACAACCCGCTGGCCTGCTCGGCTCTGCATCCCGGCTATGCCTCAGGGCCTGACGCCCGGCAGGAGTTTCAGCAGGCGGTGAAGGCGCTGCACGCGGCGGGGATCGAAGTGATCCTCGACGTGGTGTTTAACCATACCGCCGAGCTGGAACAGAGCGGGCCAACGCTTTCGCAGCGTGGCGTGGATAACGCCAGCTACTACTGGCTGGAGCCGGGTGGCGACAACAGCAACTGGACCGGGTGTGGCAATACGCTGAACCTCAGCCATCCGCAGGTGATGGCCTGGGCACTGGACTGCCTGCGCTACTGGGTGGAAGAGTGCCATATTGACGGCTTCCGCTTTGACCTGGGCACGGTGATGGGGCGCACGCCGGAGTATCGGCAGGATGCGCCGCTGTTTCAGGCGATCGCCGCCGATCCGCTGCTGTCACAGTGCAAGCTGATCGCCGAGCCCTGGGATATCGGCCCGGGGGGCTATCAGGTTGGTAACTTCCCGCCGCCGTTTGCCGAGTGGAACGACCATTTCCGTGATGCCGCGCGCCGTTACTGGCTGCACGGATCGCTGTCCAACGGCGAGTTCGCCCGCCGCTTTGCTGCCTCCAGCGATCTGTTCCAGCGTGACGGCCGTTTACCTTCCGCCAGCATCAATCTGGTCACTGCCCATGACGGTTTTACCCTGCGTGACCTGGTGAGCTTCAGTCGTAAGCATAATGAAGCAAACGGTGAGGACAACCGGGACGGCAGTGACAATAATTTCAGCCACAATCACGGTTTTGAAGGGCTGAATGCGCCATTACTGGTGGCAGAGCATCGCCGCCGCAGCGTGCATGCGCTGCTGACCACGCTGTTGCTGTCACAGGGAACGCCGATGCTGCTGGCCGGCGACGAGCGCGGCCACAGTCAGCACGGTAATAACAACGCCTACTGCCAGGATAACCCGCTGACCTGGTTTGACTGGCGCAGGCACGATAACGGTCTGTTTGCTTTTACCGCTGCGCTAATCCATCTGCGCCGCAGAATTCCGGCGCTGCAGCAGGACCGCTGGTGGCAACCCGGCGATGGCAATGTGGAGTGGCTGAACGACCAGGGGCAGCCGCTTGCGGATGAACAGTGGCAGCAGGGTGAACACCGCCTGCAGATCCGCCTTTCGCAACGCTGGCTGATAACGATCAATGCAACAGAATCGGTGTGTGACCAGGTACTGCCAGAAGGACGTTGGTATGCCATTCCTCCTTTTGCCGGGGAAGATAATCCCATCGTGTCAACGGTCTGGCATGGGGGCGCGCACGGCGTGTGTGTGTTCCATCATCAATCATAA
- a CDS encoding DeoR/GlpR family transcriptional regulator, with protein MKQTQRHDAIIDLVRHQGYVSTEELVEHFAVSPQTIRRDLNDLAEQNKIQRHHGGAALPSSSENTAWQDRKMMWSAEKARIAERVASQIPDGASLFIDIGTTPEAVAHALMNHSNLRIVTNNLNVAVLLMAKPDFRLILAGGEVRTRDGGIMGEATLDYISQFRLDYGILGISGIDYDGSLLDFDYHEVRTKKAIIENSRCVMLVADHSKFGRNAMVNLGNMSLIDYLFTDQTPPEGVMKTIEKYEVHLELC; from the coding sequence GTGAAGCAGACGCAACGCCATGATGCGATTATCGATCTGGTCCGCCATCAGGGATATGTCAGTACCGAGGAGCTGGTAGAGCATTTTGCCGTCAGCCCGCAGACCATTCGCCGCGACTTAAACGACCTGGCGGAGCAGAACAAGATCCAGCGCCACCACGGTGGCGCGGCGCTGCCCTCCAGCTCGGAAAATACCGCCTGGCAGGATCGTAAAATGATGTGGTCGGCGGAGAAGGCGCGTATCGCCGAGCGGGTAGCCAGTCAGATCCCGGACGGCGCCTCGCTGTTTATCGACATCGGCACCACGCCGGAAGCGGTAGCGCACGCGCTGATGAACCACAGCAACCTGCGCATCGTCACCAACAACCTTAACGTGGCGGTGCTGCTGATGGCGAAACCGGACTTCCGCCTGATCCTGGCGGGCGGCGAGGTGCGCACCCGCGACGGCGGCATTATGGGCGAAGCCACGCTCGACTATATCTCGCAGTTCCGCCTCGATTACGGCATTCTTGGCATCAGCGGCATCGACTACGACGGTTCGCTGCTCGACTTCGACTACCACGAAGTGCGCACCAAAAAGGCGATCATCGAGAACTCACGCTGCGTAATGCTGGTAGCCGACCACTCCAAGTTTGGCCGTAACGCGATGGTGAACCTCGGCAATATGAGCCTGATCGACTATCTGTTTACCGACCAGACGCCGCCGGAAGGGGTAATGAAAACCATCGAGAAGTACGAGGTGCATCTCGAACTCTGCTGA
- the glpD gene encoding glycerol-3-phosphate dehydrogenase: MEIKDLIVIGGGINGAGIAADAAGRGLSVLMLEAQDLACATSSASSKLIHGGLRYLEHYEFRLVSEALAEREVLLKMAPHIAFPMRFRLPHRPHLRPAWMIRVGLFMYDHLGKRTSLPGSKSLRFGAESVLKPEIMRGFEYSDCWVDDARLVVLNAQEIEKRGGEVRTRTRVTRAWRENGLWTVEAEEVDTGKIHTWQAKGLVNAAGPWVKQLFDENLKLKSPYGIRLIKGSHIVVPRAHNEKQAYILQNEDNRIVFVIPWMDEFSIIGTTDVEYKGDPKSVKIDDNEIDYLLKVYNSHFKKTLAKDDIVWTYSGVRPLCDDESDSPQAITRDYTLDVHDDAGQAPLLSVFGGKLTTYRKLAEHAMEKLSKYYPNIGAAWTKTCVLPGGNIAGTREDYAASLRRRYPFITEAMARHYARTYGSNSELLLKDAKSLDDLGELFGHHFYEAELRYLVASEWVRATDDAIWRRTKEGMWLNDEQKARVTEWLAQHVTPALSLAS; this comes from the coding sequence GTGGAAATCAAAGACCTGATCGTCATCGGCGGCGGTATTAATGGTGCAGGCATTGCAGCCGACGCGGCAGGACGTGGGCTGTCGGTGCTGATGCTGGAGGCCCAGGATCTGGCCTGCGCCACCTCGTCTGCCAGCTCCAAACTGATCCACGGTGGCCTGCGCTATCTGGAACACTACGAATTCCGCCTGGTCAGCGAAGCGCTGGCAGAGCGTGAAGTTCTGCTGAAGATGGCGCCGCACATTGCTTTCCCGATGCGCTTCCGCCTGCCGCACCGCCCGCACCTGCGCCCGGCGTGGATGATCCGCGTTGGCCTGTTTATGTACGATCATCTGGGCAAACGCACCAGTCTGCCGGGCAGTAAGAGCCTGCGTTTTGGCGCAGAATCAGTGCTTAAACCTGAAATCATGCGCGGTTTCGAATATTCCGACTGCTGGGTGGACGATGCGCGCCTGGTGGTGCTGAACGCCCAGGAGATCGAAAAGCGCGGCGGCGAGGTGCGTACCCGTACCCGCGTGACCCGCGCCTGGCGTGAAAACGGTCTGTGGACGGTGGAAGCGGAAGAGGTGGATACCGGTAAGATCCACACCTGGCAGGCAAAAGGCCTGGTTAACGCCGCCGGCCCGTGGGTTAAGCAGCTGTTCGACGAGAACCTGAAGCTGAAGTCGCCGTACGGAATTCGCCTGATCAAGGGTAGCCATATCGTGGTGCCGCGCGCGCACAACGAGAAACAGGCCTATATCCTGCAGAACGAAGATAACCGCATCGTGTTTGTTATTCCGTGGATGGATGAGTTCTCGATCATCGGCACCACCGACGTCGAGTACAAAGGCGATCCGAAGAGCGTGAAGATCGACGACAACGAGATCGACTATCTGCTGAAGGTTTACAACAGCCACTTTAAGAAAACGCTGGCGAAGGACGATATCGTCTGGACCTACTCCGGCGTGCGTCCGCTGTGTGATGATGAGTCCGATTCACCGCAGGCGATCACCCGCGACTACACGCTGGACGTGCACGACGACGCCGGCCAGGCCCCGCTGCTGTCGGTATTTGGCGGCAAGCTGACCACCTACCGCAAGCTGGCCGAGCACGCGATGGAGAAGCTGAGCAAGTATTATCCGAACATCGGTGCGGCCTGGACCAAAACCTGCGTGCTGCCGGGCGGTAATATTGCCGGCACCCGCGAGGATTACGCCGCCAGCCTGCGTCGTCGTTATCCGTTCATTACTGAAGCGATGGCGCGTCACTATGCCCGTACCTACGGCAGCAACAGCGAGCTGCTGCTGAAGGATGCAAAGAGCCTGGACGATCTCGGCGAGCTGTTTGGTCACCACTTCTACGAGGCGGAGCTGCGTTATCTGGTCGCCAGTGAGTGGGTTCGCGCCACTGACGATGCGATCTGGCGTCGTACTAAAGAGGGCATGTGGCTGAACGACGAGCAGAAAGCCCGCGTCACCGAATGGCTGGCGCAGCACGTCACTCCGGCGCTGTCGCTGGCATCGTGA
- the glgC gene encoding glucose-1-phosphate adenylyltransferase: MVKLERNDPLMLARQLPTQTVALILAGGRGTRLRDLTAKRAKPAVHFGGKFRIIDFALSNCLNSGIRRIAVITQYQSHTLVQHIQRGWSFLNEEMNEFVDLLPAQQRLSTDHWYRGTADAVTQNLDIIRRYRAKYIVILAGDHIYKMDYSRMLIDHVESNARCTIACLPVPLAEASAFGIMKVDENSRVVEFLEKPADPPAMPDDSSKALASMGIYIFDADYLYSMLEEDQGLPESDHDFGKDLLPKIVASGDAVAHSFGVSCVQNGEATEPYWRDVGTLEAYWKANLDLASVTPELDMYDQAWPIRTYVEPLPPAKFVQDRSGSHGMTMNSLVSGGCIISGSVVVNSVLFSRVRINSFCNIESSVLLPDVVVGRSCRLRRCVIDRACVLPEGTVIGENPDDDARRFHRSDEGIVLVTRTMLAKLGWV; this comes from the coding sequence ATGGTCAAATTAGAACGAAACGATCCGCTGATGCTGGCACGTCAACTGCCCACCCAGACGGTCGCGCTGATCCTTGCCGGGGGCCGCGGTACGCGGCTAAGAGATTTGACCGCCAAGCGCGCCAAGCCTGCCGTTCACTTTGGCGGCAAGTTCCGCATTATCGATTTCGCCCTCTCCAACTGCCTTAACTCCGGCATCCGGCGTATCGCGGTGATCACCCAGTACCAGTCGCATACCCTGGTGCAGCACATCCAGCGCGGCTGGTCGTTCCTCAACGAAGAGATGAACGAGTTTGTCGATCTGCTGCCCGCGCAGCAGCGGCTCTCCACCGATCACTGGTATCGCGGCACCGCCGATGCGGTGACGCAGAACCTCGACATCATCCGCCGCTACCGCGCGAAGTACATCGTGATACTGGCCGGCGATCACATTTACAAGATGGACTATTCGCGGATGCTGATCGACCACGTCGAGAGCAACGCCCGCTGCACCATTGCCTGCCTGCCGGTGCCGCTGGCCGAGGCCAGCGCCTTCGGCATTATGAAGGTGGACGAAAATAGTCGGGTGGTGGAATTCCTTGAAAAACCAGCCGATCCGCCGGCGATGCCGGACGACAGCAGCAAAGCGCTGGCCAGTATGGGTATCTATATTTTCGATGCCGACTATCTTTACAGCATGCTGGAAGAGGATCAGGGTCTGCCGGAGTCCGACCACGATTTCGGTAAGGACCTGCTGCCTAAAATTGTGGCCAGCGGCGATGCCGTCGCCCATTCGTTCGGCGTTTCCTGCGTACAAAACGGCGAGGCGACCGAACCCTACTGGCGCGATGTGGGCACGCTGGAGGCGTACTGGAAAGCCAATCTTGACCTGGCGTCCGTCACGCCGGAACTGGATATGTATGACCAGGCCTGGCCGATCCGCACCTATGTAGAGCCGCTGCCGCCGGCGAAGTTTGTTCAGGACCGCTCCGGCAGCCACGGTATGACCATGAATTCGCTGGTGTCCGGGGGCTGTATTATCTCCGGATCGGTGGTAGTGAACTCGGTGCTGTTCTCCCGCGTTCGCATTAACTCCTTCTGCAATATCGAGTCGTCGGTATTACTGCCGGACGTGGTGGTAGGACGTTCCTGCCGCCTGCGCCGCTGTGTGATTGACCGCGCCTGCGTACTGCCTGAAGGGACGGTGATCGGTGAGAATCCGGATGATGATGCCCGGCGCTTCCACCGATCGGATGAGGGGATTGTTCTGGTCACAAGGACCATGCTGGCGAAGCTTGGCTGGGTCTAG
- the glgA gene encoding glycogen synthase GlgA, with protein sequence MQVLHVCSEIFPLLKTGGLADVVGALPAAQIAEGVDTRVLLPAFPDLKKGIPGAEVVAKLQTFAGPVELLFGHFDGVGIYLIDAPGLYDRPGSPYHDESQFAYTDNYLRFALLGWMGCEMACGLDTWWRPDVVHAHDWHAGLTCAYLAARGRPAKSVFTVHNLAYQGLFHAHHLEQIQLPQSFFNMHGLEFFGQISYLKAGLFYADHITAVSPTYAREITLPEFGYGMETLLKQRMLEGRLSGILNGVDPAIWDPEHDLLLTARYNRDVLDAKTENKRQLQITMGLTVDEKAPIFAVVSRLTTQKGLDLVLEALPGLLEQGGQLVLLGAGDAVLQQGFLAAAAEYPGQVGVQIGYHEAFSHRIMGGADVIMVPSRFEPCGLTQLYGLKYGTLPLVRRTGGLADTVNDSSLENLADGIASGFVFEDSNAWSLLRAIRRAFVLWSRPSLWRYVQRQAMGMDFSWQVAAVAYRDLYQRLL encoded by the coding sequence ATGCAGGTGTTACATGTCTGTTCAGAAATTTTCCCGCTGCTGAAAACCGGTGGGCTTGCTGATGTTGTTGGGGCATTACCGGCGGCGCAAATTGCAGAAGGTGTGGACACCCGGGTGCTGTTGCCGGCGTTTCCTGATTTGAAAAAAGGCATTCCGGGTGCGGAAGTGGTGGCAAAACTGCAAACCTTCGCCGGCCCGGTTGAGCTGCTGTTCGGTCACTTTGACGGCGTGGGCATCTATCTGATTGATGCGCCGGGCCTGTACGATCGCCCCGGCAGTCCGTATCACGATGAGTCGCAGTTTGCTTACACCGATAACTATTTACGCTTTGCGCTGCTCGGCTGGATGGGCTGTGAGATGGCCTGCGGGCTGGATACCTGGTGGCGTCCTGACGTGGTGCATGCGCACGACTGGCACGCCGGCTTGACCTGTGCTTACCTGGCGGCGCGCGGCCGTCCGGCGAAGTCGGTGTTTACGGTGCATAACCTGGCCTATCAGGGGCTGTTCCACGCGCATCATCTGGAACAGATCCAGCTGCCGCAGTCGTTTTTCAATATGCACGGGCTGGAGTTCTTCGGTCAGATATCTTACCTCAAGGCCGGGCTGTTTTATGCCGATCATATTACGGCGGTCAGCCCGACTTACGCGCGGGAGATCACCCTGCCGGAGTTCGGTTATGGCATGGAAACGCTGCTGAAACAGCGCATGCTGGAAGGGCGGCTGAGCGGCATTCTCAACGGCGTTGATCCGGCGATCTGGGATCCTGAGCATGATTTGCTGCTGACGGCGCGCTACAACCGTGATGTTCTGGACGCCAAAACGGAAAACAAACGCCAGCTGCAGATTACCATGGGGTTGACCGTCGATGAGAAAGCGCCGATCTTTGCCGTAGTCAGTCGCTTAACCACCCAGAAGGGCCTGGACCTGGTGCTTGAGGCGTTGCCGGGGCTGCTGGAGCAGGGCGGCCAGCTGGTGCTGCTGGGGGCCGGCGATGCGGTATTGCAGCAGGGCTTCCTTGCCGCCGCGGCCGAATATCCGGGCCAGGTGGGCGTGCAGATCGGCTATCACGAAGCCTTCTCGCACCGCATTATGGGCGGTGCCGACGTGATTATGGTGCCGAGCCGCTTTGAGCCCTGCGGGCTGACCCAGCTTTACGGCCTGAAATACGGCACGCTGCCGCTGGTGCGGCGCACCGGCGGGCTGGCGGATACGGTGAACGACAGTTCTCTGGAGAATCTGGCAGACGGCATCGCCAGCGGCTTTGTCTTTGAAGACAGTAATGCATGGTCATTACTGCGTGCAATTCGACGTGCTTTTGTCCTCTGGTCTCGTCCTTCGCTTTGGCGCTACGTGCAGCGCCAGGCAATGGGGATGGATTTTAGCTGGCAGGTAGCGGCTGTTGCCTACCGCGATCTCTATCAACGTTTGCTGTAA
- the glpE gene encoding thiosulfate sulfurtransferase GlpE: MEQFECIDVQQAQQQLAAGNVHLVDIRDPQSFAAGHASGAFHLTNDSLPQFIAQADLSQPVLVMCYHGNSSKGAAQYLLNQGFAEAYSIDGGFDAWRAVFPQQVESA; this comes from the coding sequence ATGGAACAATTTGAGTGCATCGACGTGCAGCAGGCGCAACAGCAGCTGGCCGCTGGCAACGTACACCTGGTCGATATCCGCGATCCGCAAAGCTTTGCCGCCGGCCACGCCAGCGGGGCGTTTCATCTCACCAACGACTCGCTGCCGCAGTTTATTGCCCAGGCCGATCTCAGCCAGCCGGTGCTGGTGATGTGCTATCACGGCAACAGCAGCAAAGGTGCGGCGCAGTACCTGCTGAACCAGGGGTTTGCCGAGGCTTACAGCATTGACGGCGGCTTTGATGCCTGGCGCGCGGTGTTCCCGCAACAGGTTGAATCGGCTTAG